The DNA window GTGAACATGGCGATCGGCATGGTGCTGGGGTTCACCTTGTTCAACAAGGCGATGACCGTGTTCACCTTCCTGTTCGGCCTGGGGTTCATGATCCAGGTGGAGCGGGCCGAGGCGCGTGGCGAGGCGGCTGGGCGCTGGTACACGCGGCGACTCCTGGTGCTGCTCGGGATCGCGGCGTGCCATCTGTCGTTCCTCTGGTACGGCGACATCCTGAGCACGTACGCGCTGGTCGGGTTCGGGCTGCTGCTCTTTCGTCGCGCCTCGGCGAAGGCGCTGCTCGGGTGGGGGGTGGGTCTCCTTCTGGTCTCCGAGGTGGCCGCCGATTTCGTGCGCACCTGGCTGCCTCCTCTCCTGAACTCACCGGAGGAACTCGCGGAGGTGAAGAAGGCCCAGGAGGCGTGGAACGCGCAGCTCTTCGCGGATCTCACGAGCAGCTCGTACGCCACCCTGGTGGCGGCGAACGTGAAGGCGTGGTGGTGGATGCTCACGCGCCCCGGCATCTTGATCGCGAATGCGGGCGTGCTGGGGAAGTTCTTGATCGGGGCCTACTTCGGACGTCGACGGCTGTTCCACGATGTGACGCAGCACCGGCAGCTGTTCCGGCGCATGCTCGGCTGGGGGTTGCTGGCGGGGAGCATCGGCGGGGGCGTGGGGCTCTGGCTCCGGTACGCGCACCTGCACGACAAGATCGGGCCGGACAGCCTGCTGCCGAAGATCGTGAGCTTCCCAGCGCGGGAGCTGGGGACGCTGGGGATGGCGGCGTTCTACATCGCCGCGGTGGCGCTGCTCTACCAGGGTGTCCAGTGGCGGCGTGTGCTGTCGTGGATCGCGCCGGCAGGGCAGATGGCGCTCACGAACTACCTGAGCCAGAGCGCGCTCGCGCTGATGATCTTCACCGGGGTGGGGTTCGGGCTGCTGGGGCAGCTCAACTCGCTGGGATGTGTGGTGCTGGTCGCGGTGCTGTTCACGGGGCAGGTGATCGTGAGTCGGCTGTGGCTCACCCATTTCCGCTTCGGTCCCGCCGAGTGGGTGTGGCGTTCGTTGACCTACGGCAAGGCGCAGCCGATGCGCCGGAACAGGGCGACGGCGACGGGAGGTGTCACGGGGGTGGCGGTCGAAGAGACGGGGCGCTCGGAGGGATAGGCAACGCGTCGAGGATGCCACCGGATTCCTGGACGGGTTCCGGGGCATCCGGGCGTTCGACGTCGAGCGAGAGAGCCACGTCTCCGCAGGCATCGCCGTCGGTGTACGCGCGCTTCCTGGGACGCAGTTTCGCGGGCGGAGACAGTTTGTGCCGTGGGCTGGCGGCCCCGGGGGACTTCATTTATGAACCGAGCCGTGGGATTGCCCTCTCGAGAGCACGATGGCGCAATGCTCGCATCCTGGCGTTCACGCCCCGTGGTGCGCGCGCTCGTCGCCTCGGCGATCGGACTGCTGGCCCTGATGCCGACCGTGGGGGGTGGCCCCCCTGCCCTGGCCAAGGAGAAGGGCGGAGGTCAGGGGACGTTCGAGCACGGCTGCCGTGTGCAGAAGCCACAGGCTTTCTTGCAGCGGAAGTCGTTCGTGATCGGGGGAATGCTGGACGGGACGAAGCAGACGAAGGCCGTGCGCTACCTGAGCGAGCACTACGGCTACGTCGACGAGAAGCTCACCGCAGCGTGGAGCTCGGAGAGCGCCCTGGGTCAGGCCAAGTCGGTGCGGTTCATGGGGTTGCCCATCTCCGTGCATGCGCGGATCGCGCCCGCGCTCTCCTGCGTGGAGAAGCGCATTCAGCAGACCTGCCGTGGGAAATCGGCCTACACGCCGCGGGCCATCGGTGGGTTCAGGGGGGCGAACACGTACCGGGGTGGCGAGGTGTCGAACCACCTGTTCGGAATCGCCATCGACATCGATCCGGACCGCAATCCCTGCTGCGGCTGCGTGGATCCGTGGCCGAGTCATCCACTGTGCAAGCTCAAGGTGCGCAACGCGCAGGAGCGGATGGCGATGCCGTCGTGCTGGGTCAAGGCGTTCGAGCGCTTCGGGTTCTACTGGCTCGGAGACGATACGCTCGAGGATACGATGCACTTCGAGTTCCTCGGCGATCCCGACAAGATCACCCGGACGTCGAAGAAGCACGGGGCCGAGAAGGCGGGGGCGAAGGGGTCCGAGAAGGCGTCCGGGGAGAAGGGGGGGGCCAAGAAGGGGAGCGAGAAGCCCTCCAGCAAGAAGGCAATGGACAAGAAGGCGACGGACAAGGCGGGGGCCAAGAAGGGGGCTTCGAAGAAGGTTCCCACGACGAAGAAGGCGCCCGCCGTGAAGAAGAGCCCCGCCCCGACGCCGCTGGAGGCGCAACCCTCGGAGGAGCGAGGGGCCGAGGAGCCGGCAGGCGAGGCTCTGTCCGGCGAGAATCCGTAGGAACATCAGGCGACTCGAGCCGCCTTCGCGCGTCCCCGAGGGAGCTTTCGCTTTGGGT is part of the Chondromyces crocatus genome and encodes:
- a CDS encoding DUF418 domain-containing protein; this translates as MQAETALGGAGDQERGAGKAEGAPAEGASAEGAQGEGVQGEGAPAEGGAGARPVSAGERLTLLDTLRGFALGGVFLSNLYVWHSGRAFLPPERIKELSADPVNMAIGMVLGFTLFNKAMTVFTFLFGLGFMIQVERAEARGEAAGRWYTRRLLVLLGIAACHLSFLWYGDILSTYALVGFGLLLFRRASAKALLGWGVGLLLVSEVAADFVRTWLPPLLNSPEELAEVKKAQEAWNAQLFADLTSSSYATLVAANVKAWWWMLTRPGILIANAGVLGKFLIGAYFGRRRLFHDVTQHRQLFRRMLGWGLLAGSIGGGVGLWLRYAHLHDKIGPDSLLPKIVSFPARELGTLGMAAFYIAAVALLYQGVQWRRVLSWIAPAGQMALTNYLSQSALALMIFTGVGFGLLGQLNSLGCVVLVAVLFTGQVIVSRLWLTHFRFGPAEWVWRSLTYGKAQPMRRNRATATGGVTGVAVEETGRSEG
- a CDS encoding M15 family metallopeptidase codes for the protein MLASWRSRPVVRALVASAIGLLALMPTVGGGPPALAKEKGGGQGTFEHGCRVQKPQAFLQRKSFVIGGMLDGTKQTKAVRYLSEHYGYVDEKLTAAWSSESALGQAKSVRFMGLPISVHARIAPALSCVEKRIQQTCRGKSAYTPRAIGGFRGANTYRGGEVSNHLFGIAIDIDPDRNPCCGCVDPWPSHPLCKLKVRNAQERMAMPSCWVKAFERFGFYWLGDDTLEDTMHFEFLGDPDKITRTSKKHGAEKAGAKGSEKASGEKGGAKKGSEKPSSKKAMDKKATDKAGAKKGASKKVPTTKKAPAVKKSPAPTPLEAQPSEERGAEEPAGEALSGENP